From a single Streptomyces sp. 1331.2 genomic region:
- a CDS encoding IS701 family transposase: protein MAEVREDLEAFTAGLFEAFTRADQRRWGQAYVRGLLLDGKRKSVEPMAARLGEDGNRQALAHFVTTSPWDPAHVRARLSWRMQDAIDPTALIIDDTGFLKDGDASACVSRQYTGTAGKVTNCQVGVSLHLARDHASAPVNWRLFLPASWDPESTKADPDKVARRDRCGIPAGLGHVEKWQLALDMIDETRCWGVHVPLAIADAGYGDAAAFRLGLQQRGLHYVLGISTTPTAHPAEARPVTPAYSGTGRPPVAKYPDKARSVKDLAIAAGPKAARPVSWREGSRPGKAKSGFKRMYSRFVALRIRPAGREIRDATEGVELAECWLLAEWPAKEAEPVQFWLSNLPADTPLTTLVRMAKLRWRIEHDYREMKQALGLAHFEGRTFTGWHHHVTLVSLAHAFCTLRRLATAPKDAGPA from the coding sequence ATGGCCGAGGTCCGGGAGGACCTGGAGGCGTTCACGGCGGGGTTGTTCGAAGCGTTCACGCGTGCTGACCAGCGGCGTTGGGGGCAGGCGTACGTGCGTGGGCTGCTCCTGGACGGCAAGCGGAAGTCGGTGGAGCCGATGGCCGCGCGGCTCGGGGAGGACGGAAACCGGCAGGCTCTCGCGCACTTCGTCACGACAAGCCCCTGGGATCCGGCGCACGTCCGGGCCCGTTTGTCCTGGAGGATGCAGGACGCCATCGATCCGACCGCGCTGATCATCGACGACACGGGGTTCCTCAAGGACGGCGACGCGTCGGCGTGTGTGTCGCGGCAGTACACCGGAACCGCGGGCAAGGTCACCAACTGCCAAGTGGGCGTCTCGCTCCACTTGGCCCGTGACCACGCCTCGGCGCCGGTCAACTGGCGGCTGTTCCTCCCCGCGTCCTGGGACCCCGAATCGACGAAGGCCGACCCGGACAAGGTCGCCCGGCGAGACCGGTGCGGCATCCCCGCAGGCCTGGGCCACGTGGAGAAGTGGCAGCTGGCCCTGGACATGATCGACGAGACCCGGTGCTGGGGTGTCCACGTCCCGCTCGCCATCGCCGACGCCGGATACGGCGACGCCGCGGCCTTCCGCCTCGGCCTCCAGCAACGCGGCCTGCACTACGTGCTGGGGATCTCCACCACGCCGACCGCGCACCCTGCCGAAGCCCGGCCCGTCACGCCCGCCTACAGCGGCACCGGCCGGCCGCCGGTGGCGAAGTACCCGGACAAGGCCCGCAGTGTGAAGGACCTGGCCATCGCTGCCGGGCCGAAAGCGGCCAGGCCGGTGTCGTGGCGGGAGGGGTCGCGCCCAGGCAAGGCGAAGAGCGGCTTCAAGCGGATGTATTCGCGCTTCGTGGCGCTGCGGATCCGCCCGGCCGGACGCGAGATCCGCGACGCCACCGAGGGCGTGGAGCTGGCCGAGTGCTGGCTGCTGGCCGAATGGCCCGCCAAGGAAGCCGAGCCGGTCCAGTTCTGGCTCTCGAACCTGCCCGCCGACACCCCGCTGACCACTCTGGTGCGAATGGCCAAGCTCCGCTGGCGGATCGAGCACGACTACCGGGAGATGAAACAGGCCCTCGGCCTGGCCCACTTCGAGGGCCGCACGTTCACCGGCTGGCATCACCACGTCACGCTCGTCTCTCTCGCCCACGCGTTCTGCACCCTGCGCAGACTGGCCACCGCCCCAAAAGACGCGGGGCCGGCCTGA
- a CDS encoding carbohydrate ABC transporter permease produces the protein MSVAVQGATGKGSREREQRPGLLERVKRSYAKHWYAYAMIAPVVLVLGALVIYPLVQGIWLTLTDANSLNVARTIGVNQIPASYEFVGFHNYADILWGPGSYDRFWSHFVWTIAWTAGCVFLHYTLGLGLALLLNKKLRGRAVYRMLLILPWAVPTFVTVFSWRLMLADGGVVNGILSALHLPEPGWLTEPWAQKAAAILVNTWAGVPFMMISLLGGLQAIPAELYEAAEMDGATPWQRFRFVTLPGLRSVSSTVVLLGVIWTFNQFNVIFLLFGTGAPDAQLLVTWAYRLGFGQIPRDYAQSAAYGVILLSILIVFTAFYRRWLARNEQANG, from the coding sequence ATGTCAGTCGCCGTGCAGGGCGCCACCGGCAAGGGCAGCCGGGAGCGCGAGCAGCGTCCGGGCCTGCTGGAACGAGTCAAGCGCTCCTACGCCAAGCACTGGTACGCCTACGCGATGATCGCCCCGGTCGTGTTGGTGCTCGGCGCGCTGGTGATCTACCCGCTCGTCCAGGGCATCTGGCTCACCCTCACCGACGCCAACAGCCTCAACGTCGCCCGCACGATCGGCGTCAACCAGATCCCGGCCAGCTACGAGTTCGTCGGCTTCCACAACTACGCCGACATCCTCTGGGGCCCCGGCTCGTACGACCGCTTCTGGTCGCACTTCGTCTGGACCATCGCCTGGACGGCCGGCTGCGTCTTCCTGCACTACACCCTCGGCCTCGGCCTCGCCCTGCTGCTCAACAAGAAACTGCGCGGGCGTGCCGTCTACCGGATGCTGCTCATCCTGCCCTGGGCCGTACCCACCTTCGTCACCGTCTTCTCCTGGCGCCTGATGCTCGCCGACGGCGGCGTCGTCAACGGCATCCTCTCCGCCCTGCACCTGCCCGAGCCCGGCTGGCTGACCGAGCCGTGGGCGCAGAAGGCGGCCGCGATCCTGGTGAACACCTGGGCCGGCGTGCCGTTCATGATGATCTCGTTGCTCGGCGGCCTGCAGGCGATCCCGGCCGAGCTGTACGAGGCCGCCGAGATGGACGGCGCCACCCCCTGGCAGCGCTTCCGGTTCGTCACCCTGCCCGGGCTGCGCTCCGTCTCCTCCACCGTCGTCCTGCTCGGCGTGATCTGGACGTTCAACCAGTTCAACGTCATCTTCCTGCTGTTCGGCACCGGCGCGCCCGACGCCCAGCTGCTGGTCACCTGGGCCTACCGCCTCGGCTTCGGCCAGATCCCCCGGGACTACGCGCAGTCCGCCGCCTACGGCGTGATCCTGCTGTCCATCCTGATCGTCTTCACCGCCTTCTACCGGCGTTGGCTCGCCCGCAACGAGCAGGCCAACGGCTGA
- a CDS encoding aldose epimerase family protein, producing MASEATSVRHEPLDRSGAGAAIGRWTLTAGPYEASVLTLGATLHTLSAPDRSGRSAQLLLATDELAQILGPARHYGTVVGRYANRIDRSSVTIDGVEHQLASTGGGMTLHGGPDGFAHRMWAAEPVEGGVRLRLHSPDGDQGFPGALDVTVDYTLDAAGELVIGYHAVTTKPTVVNLTNHAYINLAGEGSGDVLGHLLTLDADEYTPADERQIPYGRTEPVAGTPFDFTVATPIGKSVHDRHPQLVGPGGYDHNWVLRARPADGSPARAALLEDPVSGRTLEVLTTEPGIQVYTANKFQGAVTGASGVPYGPFAGIALETQHFPDSPHHSAFPSTVLRPGEEFRSTTVLRLGTN from the coding sequence ATGGCGAGTGAGGCCACCAGCGTGCGGCACGAACCCCTCGACCGCTCGGGGGCGGGCGCCGCGATCGGGCGCTGGACGCTCACGGCCGGCCCGTACGAGGCGAGCGTGCTCACCCTGGGCGCCACCCTGCACACTCTGAGCGCCCCCGACCGTTCCGGGCGCTCCGCCCAACTGCTGCTGGCGACGGACGAGTTGGCGCAGATCCTGGGCCCGGCCCGGCACTACGGCACGGTGGTGGGCCGGTACGCCAACCGGATCGACCGTTCCTCCGTCACCATCGACGGGGTGGAGCACCAGCTGGCCTCCACCGGCGGCGGCATGACGCTGCACGGCGGGCCGGACGGTTTCGCGCACCGGATGTGGGCGGCGGAGCCGGTCGAGGGCGGGGTGCGGCTGCGGCTGCACAGCCCGGACGGGGACCAGGGCTTCCCGGGCGCGCTGGACGTCACCGTCGACTACACGCTGGACGCGGCGGGCGAGCTGGTGATCGGCTACCACGCCGTCACCACCAAGCCGACCGTCGTCAACCTGACCAACCACGCGTACATCAATCTTGCGGGTGAAGGCAGCGGCGACGTCCTCGGCCACCTGCTCACCCTGGACGCCGACGAGTACACCCCGGCCGACGAGCGGCAGATCCCGTACGGGCGGACCGAGCCGGTGGCCGGCACGCCGTTCGACTTCACGGTGGCCACGCCGATCGGCAAGTCGGTGCACGACCGGCACCCGCAGCTGGTCGGGCCCGGCGGCTACGACCACAACTGGGTACTGCGCGCCCGGCCGGCGGACGGCAGCCCGGCGCGGGCGGCGCTGCTGGAGGACCCGGTCAGCGGCCGCACCCTGGAGGTGCTGACCACCGAGCCGGGCATCCAGGTCTACACGGCGAACAAGTTCCAGGGCGCGGTCACCGGCGCGAGCGGCGTTCCGTACGGGCCGTTCGCCGGGATCGCGCTGGAGACCCAGCACTTTCCGGACTCCCCGCACCACTCGGCCTTCCCGAGCACGGTGCTGCGGCCGGGGGAGGAGTTCCGCTCGACCACCGTGCTGCGGCTGGGAACCAACTAG
- a CDS encoding LacI family DNA-binding transcriptional regulator → MTTARLSDIAAQAGVSEATVSRVLNGKANVSAATRQTVLAALDVLGYERPTRLRQRSAGLIGLITPELSNPIFPALAQVIEQVLSRHGFTPVLCTQTPGGSTEDELVEMLVDRGVAGIVFVSGLHADTTADHDRYARLAGRGVPFVLINGFSEKIDAPFISPDDRAAMWMAVQHLAELGHQRIGLAVGQRRYVPVLRKIEGFTAAMRAVLGRSQEEAESLVHHTLFSVEGGHAAAGALLDKGCTAIVCGSDMMALGAIRAVRQRGLSVPQDVSVVGFDDSPLIAFTEPPLTTIRQPVEAMATAAVDALLEEVGGNAAQRGEFMFQPELVMRGSTGACAR, encoded by the coding sequence GTGACTACGGCGCGACTCTCAGACATCGCGGCGCAGGCGGGGGTCAGCGAAGCCACCGTCTCCCGCGTGCTCAACGGCAAGGCGAACGTCTCCGCCGCGACCCGGCAGACCGTGCTGGCGGCGCTGGACGTGCTCGGATACGAGCGGCCGACCCGGCTGCGCCAGCGCAGCGCCGGGCTGATCGGGCTGATCACACCGGAGTTGAGCAATCCGATCTTCCCCGCGCTGGCGCAGGTGATCGAGCAGGTGCTCAGCCGGCACGGCTTCACCCCGGTGCTGTGCACCCAGACGCCGGGCGGATCCACCGAGGACGAACTCGTGGAGATGCTGGTGGACCGGGGCGTGGCGGGCATCGTCTTCGTCTCCGGGCTGCACGCCGACACCACGGCCGACCACGACCGCTACGCGCGGCTGGCCGGGCGAGGGGTGCCGTTCGTGCTGATCAACGGCTTCAGCGAGAAGATCGACGCGCCGTTCATCTCGCCGGACGACCGGGCCGCGATGTGGATGGCCGTCCAGCACCTGGCGGAACTCGGCCACCAGCGGATCGGGTTGGCCGTCGGGCAGCGCCGGTACGTGCCGGTGCTGCGCAAGATCGAGGGCTTCACGGCGGCGATGCGGGCGGTGCTCGGTCGTAGCCAGGAGGAGGCCGAAAGCCTCGTCCACCACACGCTGTTCAGCGTGGAGGGCGGGCACGCGGCGGCCGGCGCGCTGCTCGACAAGGGCTGCACGGCGATCGTCTGCGGGAGCGACATGATGGCGCTCGGGGCGATCCGGGCGGTGCGCCAGCGGGGGCTGTCGGTGCCGCAGGACGTCTCGGTGGTCGGCTTCGACGACTCGCCGCTGATCGCCTTCACCGAGCCGCCGTTGACCACGATCCGGCAGCCGGTCGAGGCGATGGCCACGGCGGCGGTGGATGCGCTGCTGGAGGAGGTCGGCG
- a CDS encoding GNAT family N-acetyltransferase has translation MRIRAVTRDELPLLAELERAAGAPFAEIGMPEIAEDEPPAPGELAHYLERGVALVAEAPDGAIAGYLLAEPVDGALHVEQVSVHPDHARRGIGRALIEHLAGTTDAPALTLTTFAEVPWNAPYYERCGFRALAGDELTPGLREIRRREAEHGLDRWPRLCMRRDLRP, from the coding sequence ATGCGCATCAGAGCCGTCACCAGGGACGAACTTCCGCTGCTGGCCGAGCTGGAACGGGCCGCCGGCGCGCCCTTCGCCGAGATCGGCATGCCGGAGATCGCCGAGGACGAGCCCCCGGCCCCCGGGGAGCTGGCGCACTACCTGGAACGGGGCGTCGCCCTGGTCGCCGAAGCCCCCGACGGAGCGATCGCCGGCTATCTGCTGGCCGAACCGGTGGACGGCGCGCTGCACGTCGAACAGGTCTCCGTGCACCCCGACCACGCCCGCCGGGGAATCGGCCGGGCGCTGATCGAGCACCTGGCCGGGACCACCGACGCCCCCGCGCTCACCCTCACCACCTTCGCCGAGGTCCCCTGGAACGCGCCCTACTACGAGCGCTGCGGCTTCCGCGCGCTGGCCGGGGACGAGCTCACCCCCGGTCTGCGCGAGATCCGCCGCCGGGAGGCCGAGCACGGCCTGGACCGCTGGCCCCGGCTCTGCATGCGCCGCGACCTCCGGCCGTGA
- a CDS encoding extracellular solute-binding protein — MRRGIAASALVVALAVSMAACGSSGSSSDGKADGPVTLTYWDTSNATNEAPNYQELVKKFEAVNPNIKVDFVNVPFDQAQNKLQTAMGAKGAPDVFRSEVGWTAAFAKAGYLEPLDGTPAAADTSAFQPSLIQQAKYEGKLYGVPLVTDTLGLLYNKELFAKAGITDAPKTWDELKADAAAVKDKAGVDGFWLKAADGYYAMPFLFGEGTDTVDAAGKKITVTSPEAVKAVETYKTMFTSPGTAKADVTTDAYAHMMDAFNSGKVAAIIQGPWEITNIYKGSAFADKGNLGIAAVPAGSGGKAGAPTGGHNISVYAGADKSHKAAAEKFAAFMTSAESQAFIAQKNSTLPTRSDAFTADVKADPGIAGFQSILSSAKPRPELPEYSSLFASLGTNLGKAVQGTGTQDALNTVATDYAKLLPGFAK, encoded by the coding sequence ATGCGGCGTGGCATCGCGGCCTCTGCCCTCGTTGTGGCCCTCGCGGTCTCGATGGCTGCCTGTGGCAGCAGCGGCTCCAGCTCGGACGGCAAGGCCGACGGGCCGGTCACCCTCACGTACTGGGACACTTCGAACGCCACCAACGAGGCACCGAACTACCAGGAGCTCGTCAAGAAGTTCGAGGCCGTCAACCCGAACATCAAGGTCGACTTCGTCAACGTCCCGTTCGACCAGGCGCAGAACAAGCTGCAGACCGCCATGGGGGCCAAGGGCGCTCCGGACGTGTTCCGCTCCGAGGTCGGCTGGACCGCCGCCTTCGCCAAGGCCGGCTACCTGGAGCCGCTGGACGGCACCCCGGCCGCCGCCGACACCTCCGCCTTCCAGCCGAGCCTGATCCAGCAGGCCAAGTACGAGGGCAAGCTGTACGGCGTCCCGCTGGTGACCGACACCCTCGGCCTGCTCTACAACAAGGAGCTGTTCGCCAAGGCGGGCATCACCGACGCCCCGAAGACCTGGGACGAGCTGAAGGCCGACGCCGCCGCCGTCAAGGACAAGGCCGGCGTGGACGGCTTCTGGCTGAAGGCCGCCGACGGCTACTACGCGATGCCGTTCCTGTTCGGCGAGGGCACCGACACCGTCGACGCCGCCGGCAAGAAGATCACCGTCACCTCGCCGGAGGCCGTCAAGGCCGTCGAGACCTACAAGACGATGTTCACCTCGCCCGGCACCGCCAAGGCCGACGTCACCACCGACGCCTACGCCCACATGATGGACGCCTTCAACAGCGGCAAGGTCGCGGCGATCATCCAGGGCCCCTGGGAGATCACCAACATCTACAAGGGCTCGGCCTTCGCCGACAAGGGCAACCTCGGCATCGCCGCCGTCCCGGCCGGCTCCGGCGGCAAGGCCGGCGCCCCCACCGGCGGCCACAACATCTCCGTCTACGCCGGCGCCGACAAGTCCCACAAGGCCGCCGCCGAGAAGTTCGCCGCATTCATGACCTCGGCCGAGAGCCAGGCGTTCATCGCGCAGAAGAACTCCACCCTGCCCACCCGCTCCGACGCCTTCACCGCCGACGTCAAGGCCGACCCGGGCATCGCCGGCTTCCAGTCCATCCTGAGCAGCGCCAAGCCGCGCCCCGAACTGCCCGAGTACAGCTCGCTGTTCGCCTCGCTCGGCACCAACCTGGGCAAGGCCGTCCAGGGCACCGGCACCCAGGACGCGCTGAACACCGTCGCCACCGACTACGCCAAGCTCCTGCCGGGCTTCGCCAAGTAG
- a CDS encoding glycoside hydrolase family 13 protein, with protein MTQNLADASRPVADTAHEANAPAAVTGGASRGWWRDAVIYQVYPRSFADSNGDGMGDLPGIRSRLPYLRDLGVDAVWLSPFYASPQADAGYDVADYRAVDPMFGTLLDADALIRDAHQLGLRIIVDLVPNHSSDQHEWFQRALREGPGSPLRDRYHFRPGKGENGELPPNDWESIFGGPAWTRTENPDGTPGDWYLHLFAPEQPDFDWDNPAVADEFRSILRFWLDMGVDGFRIDVAHGLVKAPGLPDLGGGDQLKLLGNDVMPFFDQDGVHEIYRSWRKILDEYPGQRIGVAEAWTPTVQRTANYVRPDELHQAFNFQYLGTDWDAAALREVIDLSLDSMRPVDAPTTWVLSNHDVTRHATRFANEPGLGTQIRTAGDRALGLRRARAATLLMLALPGSAYVYQGEELGLPDVTDLPDEVRQDPSFFRQAGQDGYRDGCRVPIPWSGTEAPYGFGPVAGGPSWLPQPAEWAELSVEAQTGDPSSTLELYRSALAVRRAQPDLGAGAGVEWLDGPEGTLMFRRGSFVCTVNTTGEPVRIAAPGTLLLASADLVVDGGETVLAPDSTGWWAV; from the coding sequence ATGACCCAGAACCTGGCCGACGCCTCCCGGCCCGTCGCCGACACCGCTCACGAGGCGAACGCCCCGGCTGCTGTGACGGGCGGCGCGTCCAGAGGCTGGTGGCGGGACGCGGTCATCTACCAGGTGTACCCGCGCAGTTTCGCCGACTCCAACGGCGACGGCATGGGCGACCTGCCCGGCATCCGCAGCCGGCTGCCCTACCTGCGCGACCTCGGCGTGGACGCCGTCTGGCTCTCGCCGTTCTACGCCTCGCCGCAGGCGGACGCCGGCTACGACGTCGCCGACTACCGCGCGGTGGACCCGATGTTCGGCACCCTGCTGGACGCCGACGCCCTCATCCGGGACGCCCACCAGCTGGGGCTGCGGATCATCGTCGACCTCGTCCCCAACCACTCCTCGGACCAGCACGAGTGGTTCCAGCGCGCCCTGCGCGAGGGCCCCGGCTCCCCGCTGCGCGACCGCTACCACTTCCGTCCCGGCAAGGGCGAGAACGGCGAACTGCCGCCCAACGACTGGGAGTCCATCTTCGGTGGCCCGGCCTGGACCCGCACCGAGAACCCGGACGGCACCCCCGGCGACTGGTACCTGCACCTGTTCGCCCCCGAGCAGCCCGACTTCGACTGGGACAACCCGGCCGTCGCCGACGAGTTCCGCTCGATCCTGCGATTCTGGCTCGACATGGGCGTGGACGGTTTCCGCATCGACGTCGCCCACGGCCTGGTCAAGGCCCCCGGCCTGCCCGACCTCGGCGGCGGCGACCAGCTCAAGCTGCTCGGCAACGACGTCATGCCCTTCTTCGACCAGGACGGCGTGCACGAGATCTACCGCAGCTGGCGCAAGATCCTCGACGAGTACCCGGGCCAGCGGATCGGTGTCGCCGAGGCCTGGACCCCGACCGTCCAGCGCACCGCCAACTACGTCCGTCCCGACGAGCTGCACCAGGCCTTCAACTTCCAGTACCTGGGCACCGATTGGGACGCGGCGGCGCTGCGCGAGGTGATCGACCTCTCGCTCGACTCGATGCGCCCGGTCGACGCCCCCACCACCTGGGTGCTGTCCAACCACGACGTCACCCGGCACGCCACCCGCTTCGCCAACGAGCCGGGCCTCGGCACCCAGATCCGCACCGCCGGCGACCGCGCACTGGGTCTGCGCAGGGCCCGCGCCGCCACCCTGCTGATGCTCGCACTGCCCGGTTCCGCCTACGTCTACCAGGGCGAGGAGCTCGGCCTGCCCGACGTCACCGACCTGCCGGACGAGGTGCGCCAGGACCCGTCCTTCTTCCGCCAGGCCGGACAGGACGGCTACCGCGACGGCTGCCGCGTCCCGATCCCGTGGTCCGGCACCGAGGCCCCGTACGGCTTCGGACCGGTGGCCGGCGGGCCGTCCTGGCTGCCGCAGCCCGCCGAGTGGGCCGAGCTGAGCGTCGAGGCGCAGACCGGTGACCCGTCCTCCACCCTGGAGCTGTACCGCAGCGCCCTGGCCGTCCGCCGGGCGCAGCCCGACCTCGGCGCCGGCGCCGGTGTGGAGTGGCTGGACGGCCCCGAGGGCACCCTGATGTTCCGCCGCGGTTCCTTCGTCTGCACCGTGAACACCACCGGCGAGCCGGTGCGGATCGCGGCCCCGGGCACGCTGCTGCTCGCCTCGGCCGACCTCGTGGTGGACGGCGGCGAGACGGTGCTCGCCCCGGACAGCACCGGCTGGTGGGCGGTCTGA
- a CDS encoding sugar ABC transporter permease — protein sequence MSTTTERPAPAAGAAPTAARPAKVRRRGESSPLARTLSHGTLTVASLIALFPVGWILFVSLGPDKSDYLHPGQILDKLTLSNYQHVLSDTDFFTWFGNALLVSGVTTVFGVLVAATTGYAVSRMKFPGHKPLMWSLLVTQMFPIAVLIVPMYTMLSELGLLDSYTGLILVYSTTTVPYCAWLLKGYFDTIPVEIDEAGRVDGLSPFGTFWRLVLPLARPGLAVAAFYSFLTYWAEVPFASTFMLSSDKYTLAVGLQTFVSEHDAQWNLMAATAVLIAIPSAAFFYLVQRHLVTGLTAGASKS from the coding sequence ATGAGCACCACCACCGAACGCCCGGCCCCCGCGGCGGGCGCGGCCCCGACCGCCGCCCGGCCGGCCAAGGTCCGTCGCCGCGGCGAGAGCAGCCCGCTGGCCCGGACGCTGTCCCACGGCACCCTGACCGTGGCCAGCCTGATCGCCCTGTTCCCGGTCGGGTGGATCCTCTTCGTCTCGCTCGGCCCGGACAAGAGCGACTACCTCCACCCCGGCCAGATCCTCGACAAGCTCACGCTGTCCAACTACCAGCACGTGCTGTCCGACACCGACTTCTTCACCTGGTTCGGCAACGCCCTGCTGGTCTCCGGCGTCACCACCGTCTTCGGCGTCCTGGTCGCCGCCACCACCGGCTACGCCGTGTCCCGGATGAAGTTCCCCGGGCACAAGCCGCTGATGTGGTCGCTGCTGGTCACCCAGATGTTCCCGATCGCGGTGCTGATCGTGCCGATGTACACGATGCTCTCCGAACTCGGCCTGCTGGACAGCTACACCGGCCTGATCCTGGTCTACTCGACCACCACCGTGCCGTACTGCGCCTGGCTGCTGAAGGGCTACTTCGACACCATCCCGGTGGAGATCGACGAGGCCGGCCGGGTCGACGGGCTCAGCCCGTTCGGCACCTTCTGGCGGCTGGTGCTGCCGCTCGCCCGCCCGGGCCTGGCGGTCGCCGCGTTCTACTCCTTCCTCACCTACTGGGCCGAGGTGCCGTTCGCCTCGACGTTCATGCTCAGCTCCGACAAGTACACGCTGGCCGTGGGCCTGCAGACCTTCGTCAGCGAGCACGACGCCCAGTGGAACCTGATGGCCGCGACCGCCGTGCTGATCGCGATCCCGTCCGCGGCCTTCTTCTACCTGGTGCAGCGCCACCTGGTCACCGGCCTGACCGCCGGCGCCTCCAAGTCGTGA